A stretch of the Candidatus Hydrogenedentota bacterium genome encodes the following:
- a CDS encoding beta-1,4-galactosyltransferase, which produces MVYVTVGTMFLDFPRLIQRVDELAESTGERTIVQIGMGGTIPRHCEHFTFKPREEVLALQQEARVIVCHAGIGSVIDALQSKRPLVVVPRLMKFNEHTTEHQVDLARAVERRGWGKMILDVADLEHALANPPRAYESYRPARDKLVASVRAFVNEIAQRKARRVT; this is translated from the coding sequence ATGGTCTACGTAACCGTCGGCACCATGTTTCTGGACTTCCCAAGGCTCATCCAACGCGTGGACGAGCTTGCGGAATCCACGGGCGAACGCACCATTGTGCAGATCGGTATGGGTGGGACCATTCCCCGGCATTGCGAACACTTCACCTTTAAGCCGAGAGAAGAAGTATTGGCGCTGCAACAGGAGGCTCGCGTCATCGTTTGCCACGCAGGGATCGGCAGTGTAATCGACGCGCTGCAATCGAAGCGCCCGCTCGTTGTCGTGCCGCGGCTCATGAAATTCAATGAACATACAACCGAGCACCAGGTGGATTTGGCGCGTGCGGTCGAACGGCGCGGTTGGGGCAAAATGATCCTCGATGTCGCGGACCTGGAACACGCCCTCGCGAACCCGCCTCGCGCCTATGAGTCCTACCGCCCTGCTCGCGATAAGTTGGTAGCTTCCGTCCGCGCCTTCGTAAATGAAATTGCGCAGCGCAAGGCCCGTCGCGTGACATGA